From a single Asticcacaulis sp. MM231 genomic region:
- a CDS encoding sodium-translocating pyrophosphatase produces the protein MNIALMLAIVAGILGLLYGIVQTFGLLKANAGSARMQEIAAAIQEGAAAYLKRQYTTIAIVGVVIFVLAFVFLGHLSAVGFLIGSVLSGAAGYAGMLISVRANVRTAQAASESLAKGLKLAFNAGAITGLFVAGGALLGVSGYYAYLTEVLKLGAHDRDLINALVSLGFGASLISIFARLGGGIFTKGADVGGDMVGKVEAGIPEDDPRNPATIADNVGDNVGDCAGMAADLFETYAVTTVATMVLAAIFFGDSPYVGMMMLLPLVICGVCIITSIIGTYFVRLGKDNNIMNALYKGLIATGLLSIVAIAAVIKYLPGLGFDTAFSYVSAGTTFTFTGMTLFYCGLVGLAVTAGFIVVTEYYTATGKRPVVSIAQASVTGHGTNVIQGLAVSMEATAVPALIIVAGIIGCYLLAGLFGIAIATTTMLALAGMIVALDAFGPVTDNAGGIAEMAGLPPEVRHTTDALDAVGNTTKAVTKGYAIGSAGLGALVLFAAYTSDLKYFAEHALPGSFFEGMGNLTFSLSSPWVVVGLLIGGLLPYLFGGMGMTAVGRAAQAVVEEVRKQFREDPGIMAGTSKPNYGRAVDMLTKAAIREMVVPSLLPVLSPIVLFVIVYFIGGAVPAFESLGAMLLGVIVTGFFVAVSMTSGGGAWDNAKKSFEDGFVDKDGVRHLKGSEAHKASVTGDTVGDPYKDTAGPAVNPMIKITNIVALLMLAVIARGA, from the coding sequence ATGAATATTGCTTTGATGCTCGCCATCGTGGCTGGCATACTTGGCCTGTTGTATGGCATTGTCCAGACCTTCGGTCTGCTGAAAGCCAATGCGGGCAGTGCGCGTATGCAGGAAATCGCCGCGGCGATTCAGGAAGGGGCCGCGGCCTACCTCAAGCGTCAGTACACCACCATCGCCATAGTCGGCGTCGTGATCTTCGTTCTGGCCTTCGTCTTTCTCGGTCACCTGTCGGCCGTCGGCTTCCTGATCGGTTCGGTGCTTTCGGGCGCGGCCGGTTATGCCGGTATGCTGATCTCGGTACGCGCCAACGTCCGGACCGCGCAGGCTGCTTCGGAAAGCCTGGCCAAGGGGCTGAAGCTGGCCTTCAATGCTGGCGCCATCACCGGCCTGTTCGTGGCCGGCGGCGCGTTGCTCGGCGTGTCGGGTTATTATGCCTACCTGACCGAAGTGCTGAAGCTTGGCGCCCATGACCGCGACCTGATCAATGCCCTTGTGTCCCTCGGCTTCGGCGCATCACTAATCTCGATTTTTGCCCGTCTCGGTGGCGGTATCTTCACCAAGGGCGCCGATGTTGGCGGCGATATGGTCGGCAAGGTCGAGGCCGGTATCCCCGAAGATGATCCCCGTAACCCCGCCACCATCGCCGATAATGTCGGCGACAATGTTGGCGATTGCGCCGGCATGGCGGCCGACCTGTTCGAGACCTACGCGGTGACCACGGTCGCCACCATGGTGCTGGCAGCCATCTTCTTTGGCGACAGCCCTTACGTCGGCATGATGATGCTGCTGCCGCTGGTGATCTGCGGCGTTTGCATCATCACCTCGATCATCGGCACCTATTTTGTCCGCCTCGGCAAGGACAACAACATCATGAACGCCCTCTACAAGGGCCTCATCGCCACCGGTCTTTTGTCGATCGTCGCCATCGCGGCGGTGATCAAGTATCTGCCGGGCCTCGGCTTCGATACCGCCTTTTCGTATGTTTCGGCCGGCACCACCTTTACCTTCACCGGCATGACGCTGTTCTATTGCGGTCTCGTCGGTCTGGCCGTGACGGCGGGCTTTATCGTGGTGACGGAATACTACACCGCCACGGGCAAACGGCCGGTCGTCTCGATCGCGCAGGCCTCGGTCACCGGTCACGGCACCAACGTCATCCAGGGGCTCGCGGTTTCGATGGAAGCCACCGCCGTGCCGGCGCTGATCATCGTGGCCGGCATCATCGGCTGTTACCTGCTGGCGGGCCTGTTCGGCATCGCTATCGCCACCACCACCATGCTGGCGCTGGCCGGTATGATCGTGGCGCTCGATGCCTTCGGTCCGGTGACGGATAATGCCGGTGGCATCGCTGAAATGGCCGGTCTGCCGCCGGAAGTGCGTCACACCACCGATGCGCTCGATGCGGTGGGCAACACCACCAAGGCCGTCACCAAGGGTTATGCCATCGGTTCGGCGGGCTTAGGTGCCCTGGTGCTTTTCGCCGCCTATACCTCCGATCTGAAATACTTTGCCGAACACGCCCTGCCGGGGTCGTTCTTCGAGGGCATGGGCAACCTGACCTTCTCGCTGTCGAGCCCTTGGGTCGTCGTCGGTCTCCTGATCGGCGGGCTCTTGCCGTATCTCTTCGGCGGTATGGGCATGACGGCGGTGGGGCGCGCGGCGCAGGCCGTGGTCGAGGAAGTGCGCAAGCAGTTCCGCGAAGATCCGGGCATCATGGCGGGTACGTCCAAGCCCAACTATGGCCGCGCGGTCGATATGCTGACCAAGGCGGCCATCCGCGAAATGGTGGTGCCGTCCTTGCTGCCGGTGCTGTCACCGATCGTTCTGTTCGTCATCGTCTACTTTATCGGTGGCGCGGTGCCGGCGTTTGAATCGCTCGGCGCCATGCTCCTGGGCGTGATCGTCACTGGCTTCTTCGTGGCCGTGTCGATGACGTCGGGCGGCGGTGCCTGGGATAACGCCAAGAAGTCGTTTGAGGACGGCTTCGTTGATAAGGACGGCGTGCGTCACCTCAAGGGCTCGGAGGCGCACAAGGCCTCGGTGACCGGTGATACGGTCGGCGATCCTTATAAGGATACGGCCGGTCCGGCGGTCAACCCGATGATCAAGATCACCAATATCGTGGCGTTGCTGATGCTGGCAGTCATCGCCAGAGGCGCTTGA
- a CDS encoding ubiquinol-cytochrome C chaperone family protein yields the protein MRPLLDKLKTLFKPRGVKLVGDRLYVACVAQSRLPVFYTDYGVDDAIGARFELLTFHVGLVVTRLKSLDPADPRHEQAKETAQKLFDSFLLALDSTLREQGVGDLSVPKKMKKLGLVIYTRMKRWDDMWRDHSGLGAEADYAARTIFAGSDYDDEDAGEELDAGLISALTLERAQAFAIYAQAAQDAFRIDEALSGDLVWPNPAPLGNEAFIREFVLSGDV from the coding sequence ATGCGACCCTTACTGGACAAGCTGAAAACCCTCTTCAAACCACGTGGCGTTAAGCTGGTCGGTGATCGGCTTTACGTGGCATGCGTGGCGCAATCGCGCCTGCCGGTTTTCTATACCGATTACGGCGTTGATGATGCGATCGGTGCGCGTTTCGAGCTTCTGACCTTCCATGTCGGGCTGGTTGTGACGCGTTTGAAATCTTTGGATCCGGCCGACCCGCGCCATGAACAGGCGAAGGAGACGGCGCAGAAGCTGTTCGATTCCTTTTTGCTGGCGCTCGATTCGACTTTGCGCGAACAAGGCGTTGGTGATCTCAGCGTCCCAAAGAAGATGAAGAAACTTGGCCTCGTCATTTATACACGTATGAAGCGCTGGGACGATATGTGGCGCGATCATTCTGGTCTTGGCGCCGAAGCCGATTACGCCGCCCGCACGATTTTCGCCGGTTCGGACTATGACGATGAGGACGCGGGGGAGGAACTCGACGCCGGGCTTATCTCCGCCCTTACGCTTGAACGGGCGCAGGCCTTCGCTATCTATGCACAGGCGGCGCAGGACGCTTTCCGCATAGATGAGGCCTTAAGCGGTGATCTAGTGTGGCCAAATCCGGCGCCGCTTGGTAACGAGGCGTTCATAAGAGAATTTGTCCTGAGCGGAGATGTATGA
- a CDS encoding 6,7-dimethyl-8-ribityllumazine synthase — MTLETPLRILIVESRFYDDIADELLAGAKGALSAMGAEYDVVTVPGAFEIPAAIAMAEEAAHRPMGRAYDGYVALGCVIRGDTTHYDYVCNELARGLMELSYKQRLAIGYGILTVEDEDQAWVRARRSEGDKGGTVAKVCLTMIGLRKTLMDGSQ; from the coding sequence TTGACCCTTGAAACACCGCTTCGCATCCTGATCGTCGAAAGCCGCTTCTACGACGACATCGCCGACGAGCTTCTGGCGGGCGCTAAAGGCGCCCTGAGCGCGATGGGCGCCGAATACGATGTGGTGACCGTTCCCGGCGCTTTCGAGATCCCCGCCGCCATCGCCATGGCCGAAGAGGCCGCGCATCGTCCAATGGGTCGTGCCTATGATGGCTATGTCGCGCTTGGCTGCGTGATCCGTGGTGACACCACCCATTACGACTATGTCTGCAACGAATTGGCGCGCGGCCTGATGGAGCTCTCCTACAAGCAGCGTCTGGCCATTGGTTACGGCATCCTCACCGTAGAGGACGAGGATCAGGCCTGGGTGCGTGCCCGCCGTTCGGAAGGCGACAAGGGCGGCACGGTCGCCAAGGTGTGCCTGACCATGATCGGCCTGCGCAAGACCCTGATGGATGGCAGCCAATGA
- a CDS encoding beta-ketoacyl-ACP synthase III, whose protein sequence is MRVLRSAVTGVGGFLPEQVVTNEDFTRTVDTSDAWIVERTGIRQRHKVDPGMKTSDMAVEAAKVALAAAGRDVSDVDLIIVATTTPDMPFPSTASIVQHKLGAPTCPAFDVQAVCSGFVYALSVADGFVARGLSKCVLVIGAEAMSQLLDYSDRGTCILFGDGAGAVLVEPVEGKGDNTDKGILGFDLRCDGSKVDLLYVDGGTFEAENRIGKICMQGNQVFKQAVQKISQAVEAAVEKSNLSIADIDWFIPHQANQRILKGVAERLGLDEAKVVSTVAQHANTSAASIPLAWYTAVQDGRVKPGDLVLIEALGGGLTWGAAAIRL, encoded by the coding sequence ATGCGTGTGTTAAGATCGGCGGTCACCGGCGTTGGCGGCTTCCTGCCCGAACAAGTGGTCACCAACGAAGATTTCACCAGGACAGTCGATACATCGGATGCCTGGATCGTCGAGCGGACGGGTATTCGTCAGCGCCACAAGGTTGATCCCGGCATGAAGACGTCGGACATGGCGGTCGAAGCGGCGAAGGTCGCTCTGGCGGCGGCGGGCAGGGACGTAAGCGACGTTGACCTGATCATCGTGGCCACCACCACGCCCGACATGCCGTTTCCCTCCACGGCCTCCATTGTCCAGCACAAGCTTGGGGCCCCGACCTGTCCGGCCTTCGATGTTCAGGCGGTCTGTTCGGGCTTCGTCTATGCCCTCAGCGTCGCCGATGGTTTCGTGGCGCGCGGCCTGTCGAAATGCGTGCTGGTCATCGGTGCCGAGGCCATGAGCCAGCTTCTTGACTATTCCGACCGCGGCACCTGCATCCTGTTCGGCGACGGTGCCGGCGCGGTGCTGGTCGAGCCGGTAGAAGGCAAGGGCGACAACACCGACAAGGGCATTCTGGGCTTCGATCTGCGCTGCGATGGCTCCAAGGTCGATCTTCTTTATGTCGATGGCGGCACGTTCGAGGCTGAAAACCGCATCGGCAAGATTTGCATGCAGGGCAATCAGGTCTTCAAGCAGGCGGTGCAGAAGATATCGCAAGCCGTTGAAGCGGCTGTAGAAAAATCCAATCTGTCGATTGCCGATATCGACTGGTTCATTCCGCATCAGGCCAATCAGCGCATCCTCAAAGGCGTGGCTGAGCGTCTCGGCCTCGATGAGGCGAAGGTGGTCTCGACGGTGGCGCAGCACGCCAATACATCGGCGGCCTCGATCCCGCTGGCCTGGTATACTGCGGTGCAGGACGGTCGCGTCAAGCCGGGCGATCTGGTGCTGATCGAAGCGCTGGGCGGTGGTCTGA
- the plsX gene encoding phosphate acyltransferase PlsX, with product MGGDHGPAVTVCGAALLLDERADLFFQLHGDEARINAELARLPRLKARSVVIHTDQAVAMDEKPAQAIRRRNTSLANAIHAVKSGEAKAVISAGNTGALMALSKMILKMLTDDLERPAIGCSWPNKKGFGTVLDVGANVTSDAHQLIEFALMGAAFHRAVRGVEKPSIGLLNVGSEDVKGHEEVREAHKMLRENVLGLNYHGFVEGTDLCEGTVDVVVTDGFTGNVALKTAEGAARFIKDLLKDAFKSSPLAMLGALLAAPALKAMAKRIDPGTGNGGPLLGLRGIVIKSHGGADARAFSNAIRVGVSLAASGYERDITLSLAQFSQSLAEQEALSLAATSSDTTIKDLPLAGHLEVAGNKVN from the coding sequence ATGGGCGGTGACCACGGTCCGGCCGTGACCGTATGCGGCGCCGCGCTCCTGCTCGATGAGCGCGCCGACCTGTTTTTCCAGCTTCACGGCGACGAAGCCCGAATCAATGCCGAATTGGCGCGTCTGCCCAGGCTCAAGGCGCGTTCGGTCGTGATTCACACCGATCAGGCCGTGGCCATGGACGAAAAGCCGGCCCAGGCCATTCGCCGTCGCAACACCAGCCTTGCCAACGCCATTCACGCCGTCAAATCGGGCGAGGCGAAGGCGGTCATTTCGGCCGGTAATACCGGCGCGCTGATGGCGCTGTCGAAGATGATCCTCAAAATGCTGACCGACGATCTGGAGCGTCCGGCCATCGGTTGTTCGTGGCCCAATAAAAAGGGCTTCGGCACGGTGCTCGATGTCGGCGCCAATGTGACCTCTGATGCGCACCAGCTGATCGAATTCGCCCTGATGGGCGCGGCCTTCCATCGCGCCGTGCGCGGCGTTGAAAAGCCGTCGATCGGCCTGCTCAATGTCGGCTCGGAAGACGTCAAGGGCCACGAAGAGGTCCGAGAAGCCCACAAGATGCTGCGTGAAAATGTCCTGGGCCTGAATTATCATGGCTTTGTCGAGGGCACCGACCTGTGCGAAGGCACGGTCGATGTGGTCGTCACCGATGGCTTCACCGGCAATGTAGCGCTGAAAACCGCCGAGGGCGCAGCGCGTTTCATCAAGGATCTGCTGAAGGATGCCTTCAAATCGTCGCCGCTAGCCATGCTGGGTGCGCTTCTGGCGGCGCCGGCGCTCAAGGCCATGGCCAAGCGCATCGATCCCGGCACAGGCAACGGTGGTCCGCTACTGGGTTTACGCGGCATCGTCATCAAGAGCCATGGCGGTGCCGATGCGCGCGCCTTCTCGAACGCCATCCGTGTGGGTGTCTCTCTGGCCGCCAGCGGTTATGAGCGCGATATCACCTTGTCTCTGGCACAGTTCTCGCAGAGCCTGGCCGAGCAGGAGGCTTTGTCTCTTGCCGCAACATCATCGGATACAACTATAAAAGACTTGCCGCTTGCCGGTCATCTGGAAGTCGCGGGTAACAAGGTAAACTAG
- a CDS encoding glycine zipper 2TM domain-containing protein has protein sequence MTSLLKTGLLLSLAASMAIPAMASAQDRDLRGYDGYCYAKKKEAQTNGTVIGAVLGGLVGSQISKNERGLGTVGGAVVGGVIGNNVGKTSVKCYNGEYYSYQGAYYDPAPPPSGYSVVYYKDRPSNDRYERVYYDRYRHTSPPPYAYGDAWRNDNDNPYGWRDKDGHWHDGRNNDNRHRNRHNNR, from the coding sequence ATGACATCTTTATTGAAAACCGGCCTGCTTTTAAGCCTGGCCGCTTCCATGGCTATCCCCGCGATGGCCTCGGCACAGGATCGTGACCTGCGCGGCTATGACGGCTATTGTTACGCAAAGAAAAAGGAGGCCCAGACCAACGGCACGGTTATCGGCGCTGTGCTGGGGGGGCTGGTCGGCAGCCAGATTTCCAAGAACGAACGCGGCCTTGGCACGGTCGGCGGTGCGGTGGTCGGCGGCGTGATCGGCAACAATGTCGGCAAGACAAGCGTCAAGTGCTATAACGGCGAATACTATTCCTACCAGGGCGCCTATTACGATCCCGCGCCGCCGCCTTCCGGCTATTCGGTGGTTTATTACAAGGACCGCCCGTCCAACGATCGCTATGAGCGCGTCTACTATGACCGCTACCGCCATACCAGCCCACCGCCCTATGCCTATGGCGACGCCTGGCGCAATGACAATGACAACCCCTATGGCTGGCGTGACAAGGACGGTCACTGGCACGACGGGCGCAATAACGACAACCGTCATCGCAACAGGCACAACAATCGCTAA
- the bamE gene encoding outer membrane protein assembly factor BamE, giving the protein MRPLLPRKWLSVKTSLALVAATALTLMGTACAPTMTHHGYLSHDAKPSVDIKVGDTQATVLDKLGAPSQTSIYNPSEWYYIDQTSMKMTYKQSRVTARSVTVVNFDNTTQTVAAVKTLALSDGRTLTPNQNKTPTRGRSLTALEQVLGTVGHQRIDNSQDSNPGNRRRQE; this is encoded by the coding sequence ATGCGCCCCCTTTTGCCGAGAAAATGGCTATCTGTTAAGACAAGCCTTGCTCTGGTTGCCGCCACGGCCCTGACCCTGATGGGTACGGCCTGCGCCCCCACCATGACGCACCATGGTTATCTGTCGCACGACGCCAAGCCTTCGGTTGATATCAAGGTCGGCGATACCCAGGCCACCGTGCTCGATAAGCTCGGCGCGCCGTCGCAAACCTCGATCTACAACCCGTCGGAATGGTACTATATCGACCAGACCTCGATGAAGATGACCTACAAGCAATCGCGCGTCACCGCGCGCTCGGTCACTGTGGTCAATTTCGATAACACCACGCAGACGGTCGCCGCTGTAAAGACCCTGGCGCTCTCCGATGGCCGCACCCTGACGCCGAACCAGAACAAGACCCCTACCCGCGGCCGTTCACTGACCGCGCTTGAACAGGTCCTCGGCACCGTCGGTCACCAGCGCATCGACAACAGCCAGGATTCGAACCCCGGCAACCGGCGCCGCCAGGAATAG
- the nusB gene encoding transcription antitermination factor NusB has translation MSEHDSGAAPQPTSLKAVIEHLNAKETETRSLSNKDKRARTVARLVLVQALYQMEITGTGVETVVKEFTDFRFDGDLEGEPMAAADEAFFAEGARAIVKEQGIIDPLIINRLASGWRIERLDTTVRAILRAGTWELKYRKDIGLEVIINEYVEIARAFFGETEARFVNGALDGIAADVRK, from the coding sequence ATGAGCGAGCACGATTCGGGCGCGGCCCCTCAGCCGACCAGCCTCAAGGCCGTCATCGAGCACCTGAACGCCAAGGAAACCGAGACACGGTCCTTGTCGAACAAGGACAAGCGCGCCCGCACCGTGGCGCGTCTGGTTCTGGTTCAGGCGCTGTATCAGATGGAAATCACCGGCACCGGCGTCGAGACCGTGGTCAAGGAATTTACGGATTTCCGTTTTGATGGCGATCTCGAAGGCGAGCCGATGGCCGCCGCCGACGAAGCCTTCTTCGCCGAGGGCGCCCGCGCCATCGTCAAGGAACAGGGCATCATCGATCCCTTGATCATCAATCGTCTGGCGTCCGGCTGGCGCATCGAGCGACTGGATACGACGGTGCGCGCCATCCTGCGCGCTGGCACCTGGGAGCTTAAATACCGCAAGGATATCGGCCTTGAGGTGATCATCAACGAGTATGTCGAGATCGCCCGCGCCTTCTTCGGCGAAACCGAGGCGCGCTTTGTCAATGGTGCGCTCGATGGTATCGCTGCGGACGTGCGCAAGTAG
- a CDS encoding GNAT family N-acetyltransferase: MNIRFADREDMPQLLKLYRHLNPDDKETTVEVALKNWERLKLYPGSDILVGCLDADIVATCTLVVIPNLTRAGAPYALIENVVTHPAHRNKGYGKAVLKDATDAAWRAGCYKVMLLTGSKQSAVLKFYHDAGFEQNKTGFQMRKLPPRAS; this comes from the coding sequence ATGAATATTCGATTTGCCGACCGCGAAGATATGCCGCAACTGCTGAAACTGTATCGGCATCTCAACCCTGATGATAAAGAAACGACAGTTGAGGTCGCCTTGAAAAACTGGGAACGGCTGAAGCTTTACCCCGGCAGCGATATTCTCGTTGGATGCTTAGATGCGGATATTGTAGCGACCTGTACCTTAGTCGTGATCCCGAATCTCACGCGCGCGGGCGCACCTTATGCTTTAATAGAAAATGTCGTTACCCACCCAGCCCATCGCAACAAGGGGTACGGCAAAGCCGTCCTAAAAGATGCGACTGACGCGGCTTGGCGTGCTGGTTGTTACAAAGTCATGTTGCTTACAGGCTCAAAACAGTCGGCCGTACTGAAATTTTATCACGATGCGGGTTTTGAACAGAACAAGACCGGTTTCCAGATGAGAAAACTACCTCCACGTGCCTCTTAG
- a CDS encoding YceD family protein: MMDEQQKDDRQKDEGLWEHRVRFDHALRGLKVDLTADAAQREAIARGFGMIALESLSAHIETRAAPSDKPVVEVRITLQGEVTQECGVTLEPFTHALSGELDITCMEKQRVTHEVAEVGAREFTLDDLDEPDVIENGQIDLGQYVIEALGEAYDPFARKPGAVFEEPEIEAEPSPFAVLSKLKRDE; this comes from the coding sequence ATGATGGACGAGCAACAAAAAGACGACCGCCAGAAGGATGAGGGCCTGTGGGAGCACCGCGTGCGCTTCGATCATGCACTGCGTGGCTTAAAGGTCGACCTGACAGCCGATGCAGCACAGCGTGAGGCGATCGCGAGAGGCTTTGGCATGATCGCGCTCGAGTCGCTGAGTGCCCATATCGAGACTCGCGCCGCCCCGAGCGACAAGCCTGTGGTCGAGGTGCGCATCACCCTGCAAGGAGAGGTGACGCAGGAGTGCGGCGTGACGCTGGAGCCTTTCACCCATGCTCTTTCCGGTGAGCTCGACATCACCTGCATGGAAAAGCAGCGTGTCACGCATGAGGTCGCCGAGGTGGGCGCCCGTGAGTTTACACTCGATGATCTCGACGAGCCTGATGTGATCGAAAACGGTCAGATCGATCTGGGCCAATACGTTATCGAAGCGCTCGGGGAAGCCTATGATCCCTTTGCGCGCAAGCCGGGCGCGGTATTTGAAGAGCCGGAAATCGAGGCCGAGCCGTCACCCTTTGCCGTGCTCTCCAAACTGAAACGTGATGAATAG
- the ribB gene encoding 3,4-dihydroxy-2-butanone-4-phosphate synthase yields the protein MSLNKITNDLGMNPDNGYDSPISSIEDILEDARNGRPYILVDAEDRENEGDVVIPAQMATPDIINFMARFARGLVCLSITGDRAKTLRLPPMVHDNGARNGTAFTVSIEAKDGISTGISPKDRAHTIAVAIDPSKDSGDIVSPGHVFPLVAREGGVLVRAGHTEAAVDISRMAGLYPAGVICEIINDDGTMARLPDLIVFAQTHGMKIGTIADLIAYRRRTERFVERVLERPFDSEWGGQFRLYVYRNKLDGAEHLALVKHLPQPNKPTLVRMHQLDVASDVLGGAGASMRAGHVQKAMQILADHNGPAVMVMLRDPDPKVLSSRFGATEETDQSPRGLRDYGVGAQILLDLGVRDMIALSGTRPKPAALEGYGLSITDWQNLD from the coding sequence ATGAGCCTGAACAAGATCACCAATGACCTGGGTATGAACCCGGACAACGGCTACGACAGCCCGATCTCCTCCATTGAGGATATCCTTGAGGATGCCCGCAACGGCCGCCCCTATATCCTGGTCGATGCCGAAGATCGTGAAAACGAAGGCGATGTCGTCATCCCCGCCCAGATGGCGACGCCCGATATCATCAATTTCATGGCGCGTTTCGCCCGTGGGCTGGTGTGTCTGTCGATCACCGGCGACCGGGCCAAAACCCTGCGTCTGCCGCCGATGGTGCACGACAACGGCGCGCGCAACGGCACGGCCTTCACCGTCTCGATCGAGGCCAAGGATGGCATCTCGACCGGCATTTCGCCGAAGGATCGCGCCCATACCATCGCCGTCGCCATCGATCCGAGTAAGGATTCTGGCGATATCGTCAGCCCCGGTCACGTCTTCCCGCTGGTGGCGCGCGAAGGCGGCGTGCTGGTGCGCGCCGGCCATACCGAAGCGGCCGTCGATATCTCGCGCATGGCGGGCCTCTATCCGGCCGGCGTGATCTGCGAAATCATCAATGATGACGGCACCATGGCGCGCCTGCCGGACCTGATCGTTTTCGCCCAGACCCACGGCATGAAGATTGGCACCATCGCCGACCTGATCGCCTATCGTCGCCGCACCGAGCGCTTTGTCGAGCGCGTGCTGGAGCGTCCGTTCGATTCGGAGTGGGGCGGCCAGTTCCGCCTCTATGTCTATCGCAACAAGCTCGATGGTGCCGAACATCTGGCGCTGGTCAAGCACCTGCCGCAGCCCAACAAGCCGACGCTCGTGCGCATGCACCAGCTCGATGTCGCTTCCGATGTCCTGGGCGGCGCCGGTGCCTCCATGCGTGCCGGTCATGTGCAGAAAGCCATGCAGATCCTGGCCGATCACAACGGTCCGGCGGTCATGGTCATGCTGCGTGATCCCGACCCGAAGGTGCTCTCCAGCCGCTTTGGCGCCACTGAAGAGACCGATCAAAGTCCGCGCGGTTTGCGTGATTATGGCGTTGGTGCGCAAATCCTGTTAGACCTTGGTGTGCGAGATATGATAGCGCTCAGCGGAACACGTCCGAAACCAGCCGCTTTGGAAGGCTACGGCCTCTCAATCACGGACTGGCAAAATCTAGATTAA
- the thiL gene encoding thiamine-phosphate kinase translates to MSEHDEFSIIDQLFKPLAGLSREARGLIDDVAVIAGDSTQDLVINTDALVAGVHFFEHDPLDLVARKLMRVNLSDIIAKGAKPYGYQLMTAWPRGTSYAEKADFVRGLKTEQDRFGLDLFGGDTVSTYGPLVVSMTMFGRVPAGRALSRLGARAGDKVLISGYIGQGYLGLKALQGQLMGLSHADVNEVISAYHLPEIRTDLAPVILEHARSSMDVSDGLLADADHLARANNLMIRLDLNTVPTSLSARAAIASGLSPVDLVTGGDDYQILCTADEAGAKALIMAGFYEIGMCLGVSEDTPAGAELWADDRRLDVVAKGYTHPL, encoded by the coding sequence ATGAGCGAACACGACGAATTTTCCATCATTGATCAGCTTTTCAAACCGCTGGCGGGCCTGAGCCGCGAGGCGAGGGGGCTGATCGATGATGTCGCCGTCATCGCTGGCGATTCCACGCAGGATCTGGTGATCAATACCGATGCCCTGGTGGCCGGCGTCCACTTTTTCGAGCACGATCCGCTCGATCTGGTGGCGCGCAAGCTGATGCGCGTCAATCTCTCCGATATCATCGCCAAGGGCGCCAAGCCCTATGGCTATCAGCTTATGACGGCCTGGCCGCGCGGCACGTCTTACGCTGAAAAAGCTGATTTCGTCCGCGGCCTCAAGACCGAGCAGGACCGCTTCGGTCTCGATCTGTTTGGTGGCGATACCGTCTCGACCTACGGGCCGCTGGTCGTTTCCATGACGATGTTTGGGCGCGTACCGGCGGGCAGGGCGCTGTCGCGCCTCGGCGCAAGAGCCGGCGACAAGGTGCTGATCAGCGGCTATATCGGTCAGGGCTATCTCGGGCTGAAAGCTTTGCAGGGCCAACTCATGGGCCTGTCGCACGCCGACGTCAACGAGGTCATCAGCGCCTATCACCTGCCGGAAATCCGTACCGATCTGGCACCGGTCATTCTGGAACACGCGCGCAGTTCGATGGATGTGTCGGACGGCCTGCTGGCGGATGCCGATCATCTGGCACGCGCCAACAACCTGATGATCCGGCTTGATCTCAACACGGTGCCGACCTCACTGTCCGCCCGTGCCGCCATCGCTTCGGGCCTTAGTCCGGTCGATCTGGTGACCGGCGGCGATGACTACCAGATCCTCTGCACCGCCGATGAGGCCGGCGCAAAGGCCCTGATCATGGCCGGTTTCTACGAGATCGGCATGTGCCTTGGCGTTTCCGAAGATACCCCGGCCGGTGCGGAACTCTGGGCCGATGATCGCCGGCTGGATGTCGTGGCCAAGGGCTACACCCATCCGCTTTAG